The proteins below come from a single Halobacillus salinarum genomic window:
- the dnaE gene encoding DNA polymerase III subunit alpha — translation MSFIHLNVRSSYSLMKSTIKVKELVEQAKELGYDSLALTDEGVMSGSVSFYKHCKENGIKPILGMHAEVQHQEESYSVIFLARNNEGYQNLLALSSIIQLDKRPLQFKELHIHHKGLLIILISSFSSLGASLAEGNIKEAANIVQPWYDLFADEDIYLSVEEQNSYLERQIQKPLKKWAEAEDIQVTAISDVRYLTKDDDQAYQCLRAIDEGSRLEIDQMPMLPKSFDLKPESDLESYFLDWWPEVLLKTEEIGDKCQVELEFGKHLIPSYPVPDKKTAAQYLRELCEEALQSKYTDRYQTAEKRMNHELDIIISMNFSDYFLIVWDFVHYARSRGIHAGPGRGSAAGSIVAYLLNITQVDPLHYHLLFERFLNPERISMPDIDIDFPDHRRDEVIAYVADKYGTAHVAQICTFGTFASRSVLRELFKVMSIDQNDASFILKQLPFATTHSLVKLVQASEDLKNYIRQSNKLQLLFRIATKLEGLPRHISTHAAGVVISEQPLVKHTAVMPGQGDVHLTQLAMGDLESIGLLKMDFLGLRNLTFIERMEQRIRKNQNQAFRTDEIPLDDPSTFQLLQQGKTIGVFQLESQGMRGVLERLKPTRFEDVVAVNALYRPGPMDYIPVFIKRKHGGEQVTYPHPDVEAILKDTFGVLVYQEQIMQVAQKVAGYSLGQADLLRRAVSKKQQKVLKEQEDEFMKGCKRQGYSQDMGKELFNWIVKFSNYGFNRSHAVAYSLISYRLAYLKAHYPSYFLAELMNSHLGDRQKLSAYLREARELNVKVKGPSINQSYTLCVDERGSIRIGLIAIKGVGLQAVEAILEERQQGRFKGLNDFCLRVVHRAVSRSVIEALILSGAFDELQQNRAQLLASIDQALEQGELFKEFQGQTGLFGEELQTGEDFLHVEPFPIFKQLAMEKEVLGTYISEHPLEAHRNSLRKHGVLSIDQIFFMKKNGKIETASVVESVKEIRTKRGEPMAFVTLSDETSEMDAVLFPNVYREYRSWLNEQMLVSVKGKTEKRNDKVQLIVEKISPFEAVENHEEERRIFIRIQEKEEQESLDFLKATAEYFPGNATVLIFRADKRETYQLGPTYSLAVHNACLDRLKSFFGDSSVAVRTQRHSNDSKN, via the coding sequence ATGTCCTTTATTCATCTTAATGTCCGCAGCAGCTACAGCTTGATGAAAAGTACGATCAAGGTTAAGGAGCTAGTGGAGCAAGCAAAAGAACTCGGTTATGATTCTCTGGCTTTAACCGATGAAGGAGTTATGAGCGGATCGGTTTCCTTCTATAAACATTGCAAAGAAAACGGAATTAAGCCGATCCTTGGGATGCATGCAGAGGTTCAACACCAGGAAGAGAGCTATTCTGTAATCTTTCTCGCACGAAATAATGAAGGCTATCAAAACCTTTTAGCTCTTAGTTCGATCATTCAGCTCGATAAAAGGCCTCTGCAGTTTAAGGAATTACATATTCATCATAAAGGACTGCTGATTATCCTTATTTCTTCTTTTTCTTCATTAGGAGCATCTCTCGCAGAAGGAAATATTAAAGAAGCTGCAAATATCGTGCAACCGTGGTATGACTTATTCGCTGATGAGGATATTTACTTGAGCGTGGAAGAACAAAATTCTTATCTGGAAAGACAGATTCAAAAGCCTTTAAAAAAGTGGGCTGAAGCAGAAGATATTCAAGTTACAGCGATTAGTGATGTGCGCTACTTAACCAAGGATGATGATCAAGCCTATCAATGTTTAAGGGCAATTGATGAAGGGAGCCGTTTGGAGATCGATCAAATGCCGATGCTCCCAAAAAGTTTCGATCTAAAGCCGGAATCGGACTTAGAATCTTATTTTTTAGATTGGTGGCCGGAGGTTTTGCTCAAAACCGAGGAAATTGGAGATAAGTGTCAAGTAGAGCTTGAGTTTGGTAAACATTTAATACCTTCCTACCCGGTGCCGGATAAGAAAACTGCTGCTCAATACTTAAGAGAATTGTGTGAAGAAGCCCTTCAAAGTAAATATACAGATCGATACCAAACAGCTGAAAAAAGAATGAATCATGAACTGGACATTATCATTTCTATGAATTTCAGTGATTATTTCTTAATCGTCTGGGATTTCGTCCATTATGCGAGAAGCCGCGGGATTCATGCTGGGCCAGGCCGGGGTTCAGCTGCAGGATCGATTGTAGCTTATCTGTTAAACATCACCCAGGTTGATCCTCTTCACTATCATTTGTTATTTGAACGATTCCTAAATCCTGAGCGGATCTCCATGCCGGATATTGATATAGATTTTCCTGACCACCGTAGAGATGAAGTTATTGCTTATGTAGCTGATAAATATGGGACTGCCCATGTAGCACAGATTTGTACTTTCGGTACATTCGCTTCCCGAAGTGTACTACGGGAGCTTTTCAAAGTAATGAGCATTGACCAAAACGATGCGTCGTTTATTTTGAAGCAGCTGCCTTTTGCAACGACTCATTCTCTCGTTAAGCTTGTACAAGCTTCTGAGGATTTAAAAAATTATATTAGACAATCCAATAAGCTCCAGCTGCTTTTTCGAATTGCTACGAAACTGGAAGGACTTCCAAGGCACATTTCCACGCACGCTGCGGGTGTTGTGATCAGTGAGCAGCCACTAGTGAAGCATACTGCAGTCATGCCAGGACAAGGGGATGTCCATTTAACCCAATTGGCTATGGGCGATCTGGAAAGCATCGGTTTATTAAAGATGGATTTTCTTGGTTTAAGGAATTTAACGTTTATTGAAAGAATGGAACAGCGCATTCGAAAAAATCAAAACCAGGCATTTCGGACCGATGAAATTCCACTTGATGATCCATCCACTTTTCAATTACTCCAGCAAGGCAAAACGATAGGGGTATTTCAACTGGAATCCCAGGGAATGAGAGGAGTTCTAGAACGATTAAAACCGACAAGATTTGAGGACGTAGTTGCAGTCAATGCCCTCTATCGGCCAGGCCCTATGGATTATATCCCTGTTTTTATCAAACGAAAACATGGCGGAGAGCAAGTGACTTATCCGCATCCTGATGTAGAGGCTATCTTAAAGGACACTTTCGGGGTTCTTGTCTATCAAGAGCAGATCATGCAAGTGGCGCAGAAGGTGGCAGGATACAGTTTAGGACAGGCGGATTTACTGAGGCGCGCAGTCAGCAAAAAACAGCAGAAAGTATTGAAAGAACAAGAAGATGAATTTATGAAAGGCTGTAAGCGGCAGGGATACAGCCAGGACATGGGGAAAGAATTGTTCAACTGGATCGTTAAATTCTCAAACTACGGTTTCAACAGAAGCCACGCAGTCGCTTATAGTCTGATTTCGTACAGGCTCGCTTACCTAAAAGCTCACTATCCTTCATATTTCTTAGCAGAATTAATGAATTCTCATTTAGGCGACCGCCAAAAGCTGTCAGCCTACCTAAGGGAAGCGAGAGAACTGAACGTAAAAGTGAAAGGTCCTTCCATTAATCAGAGCTATACGTTATGCGTTGATGAGCGAGGCTCGATCCGGATCGGGTTGATTGCTATTAAAGGCGTCGGATTGCAAGCTGTTGAAGCTATTTTGGAAGAGAGACAACAAGGAAGGTTTAAAGGTTTGAATGATTTCTGTCTTCGTGTCGTCCATCGGGCGGTCAGTCGTTCTGTGATCGAAGCGCTTATATTATCTGGCGCGTTTGATGAACTTCAGCAAAACAGAGCCCAGCTGCTTGCAAGCATTGACCAGGCTTTAGAACAAGGAGAGCTGTTTAAAGAATTTCAAGGCCAGACGGGACTATTCGGAGAAGAACTTCAGACTGGAGAGGACTTTCTGCATGTTGAGCCCTTTCCAATCTTTAAGCAGCTGGCTATGGAAAAAGAAGTACTTGGAACTTACATTTCTGAGCACCCGTTAGAAGCTCACCGTAATTCTTTACGAAAACATGGAGTTCTTTCCATTGATCAAATCTTTTTCATGAAAAAGAATGGGAAGATCGAAACGGCATCCGTTGTCGAATCTGTTAAAGAAATACGTACGAAACGCGGGGAACCGATGGCTTTTGTAACATTAAGTGATGAGACGAGCGAGATGGACGCGGTATTATTTCCAAACGTGTACCGTGAATACAGAAGCTGGCTGAACGAGCAAATGCTCGTGTCTGTTAAAGGGAAAACAGAGAAAAGAAATGATAAAGTTCAACTGATCGTCGAAAAAATTTCTCCTTTTGAAGCAGTGGAAAATCACGAAGAAGAACGAAGAATTTTTATTCGAATACAAGAAAAAGAGGAGCAGGAATCTCTGGACTTTTTAAAAGCCACAGCTGAGTATTTCCCGGGGAATGCAACAGTGCTCATTTTCCGTGCTGATAAACGGGAAACCTACCAGTTAGGGCCGACCTATTCTCTTGCTGTTCATAATGCTTGTCTGGACAGGCTGAAAAGCTTTTTTGGAGACTCTTCTGTTGCGGTTCGTACCCAAAGACATTCGAACGATTCGAAGAACTAA
- a CDS encoding NAD(P)-dependent malic enzyme encodes MSNLRDEALHIHRVNKGKLETTSKVPVRNAKDLSLAYSPGVAEPCKEIYDHKESVYDYTMKGNMVAVVSDGSAVLGLGNIGPEAALPVMEGKAALFKSFAGVDAFPICLNTREIDEIVQTVKLMEPTFGGVNLEDIAAPNCFIIEERLKKETNIPIFHDDQHGTAIVTVAGLMNALKLTGKSFSEIKVVANGAGAAGIAIIKLLYHFGVRSIIMCDSKGAIYEGREYGMNDVKDEVAKITNKDKVEGNLEEVMEGADVFIGVSVGGLLSKEMVSNMNDDAIIFAMANPDPEIMPEDAKAAGARVIGTGRSDFPNQVNNVLAFPGIFRGALDVRATRINEKMKIAAAEAIASLVTDEELNEDYVIPAPFDPRVAPKVAASVAQAAMESGVARHHVDPEEVAEKTRQLTLIDED; translated from the coding sequence GTGTCAAATTTACGTGACGAAGCATTACACATACATCGTGTAAATAAAGGGAAATTGGAAACTACATCAAAAGTTCCTGTCAGAAATGCAAAAGACTTAAGTCTCGCGTATTCTCCAGGGGTAGCAGAGCCATGTAAAGAAATTTATGATCATAAAGAATCTGTGTATGATTATACAATGAAGGGGAATATGGTCGCAGTGGTGAGCGATGGATCTGCTGTTCTCGGACTCGGGAATATTGGACCGGAAGCTGCTCTTCCTGTGATGGAAGGGAAAGCAGCTTTGTTTAAAAGCTTTGCCGGTGTAGATGCATTCCCGATCTGTTTAAATACTAGAGAAATTGACGAAATTGTACAAACAGTTAAGTTAATGGAGCCAACCTTTGGAGGTGTAAACCTGGAGGACATTGCCGCTCCGAACTGCTTTATTATAGAGGAACGTTTAAAAAAGGAAACAAACATTCCAATTTTTCACGATGACCAACACGGAACTGCGATTGTAACCGTAGCCGGGCTCATGAATGCGCTTAAATTAACAGGGAAATCCTTTTCTGAAATTAAAGTGGTAGCTAACGGTGCGGGAGCTGCTGGGATCGCTATTATTAAGCTTCTCTATCATTTTGGGGTCAGGTCAATCATTATGTGTGATTCTAAAGGTGCGATTTATGAAGGCCGCGAATACGGCATGAATGATGTTAAGGATGAAGTAGCAAAAATAACTAATAAAGATAAAGTAGAAGGTAATTTAGAAGAAGTCATGGAAGGGGCAGATGTGTTTATTGGAGTATCTGTCGGGGGCTTACTTTCCAAAGAAATGGTCTCCAATATGAATGATGATGCGATCATATTTGCTATGGCGAATCCGGATCCTGAAATAATGCCCGAGGACGCTAAAGCAGCCGGTGCCCGTGTAATAGGAACCGGCCGCTCAGATTTCCCTAACCAGGTAAATAACGTCCTTGCTTTTCCAGGTATCTTTCGTGGAGCTTTGGACGTTAGGGCCACCCGGATCAATGAGAAAATGAAGATAGCCGCAGCTGAAGCCATTGCGTCACTCGTAACCGATGAAGAATTAAATGAAGATTACGTAATCCCCGCCCCATTTGATCCAAGAGTCGCTCCGAAAGTAGCAGCCAGTGTCGCGCAGGCTGCAATGGAATCAGGTGTGGCAAGGCACCACGTGGATCCGGAAGAAGTTGCAGAAAAAACGAGACAGCTCACGTTGATTGATGAAGATTGA
- the pyk gene encoding pyruvate kinase, translated as MIRKTKIVCTIGPASETVETLTKLIEAGMNVARLNFSHGDFEEHGARIKNIREAAAATGKTVAILLDTKGPEIRTGSLKDGEVYLEKGSTVYVTMDDIEGDAERFSVTYPGLINDVHPGSKILLDDGLVELYVEEIHKDENEIKATVLNNGPLKNKKGVNVPNVSVNLPGITEKDAKDIEFGIEQGVDFIAASFVRRASDVLEIKELLEKHNAIDIQIIPKIENQEGVDNIDEILEVSEGLMVARGDLGVEIPAEDVPLVQKQLIRKCNRAGKPVITATQMLDSMQRNPRPTRAEASDVANAIFDGTDAIMLSGETAAGDYPVEAVQTMQNIASKTETGLNYKQILSERSKHSDMTITDAISQSVTHTAINLNVNAIVTPTESGHTGRMISKYRPQAPIVAVTASEAVNRKLSLVWGVYAVMGPHAYSTDEMLDVAVDQSIASGVVSRGDRIIITAGVPVGESGTTNLMKVHIIGDVLVKGQGVGQKSAYGRAVLAKNAKEAIEKVQEGDILVTQGTDKDMMPAIEKASGLITLEGGLTSHAAVVGLSLGIPVIVGVDKALDIITDGIDITIDSSRGDIYEGHASVL; from the coding sequence ATGATAAGGAAGACAAAAATTGTCTGCACCATCGGTCCTGCTTCCGAAACGGTGGAAACTTTAACTAAGCTGATTGAGGCAGGAATGAACGTAGCTCGCTTGAATTTTTCCCACGGAGATTTTGAAGAGCATGGAGCAAGAATCAAGAACATTCGAGAAGCAGCTGCAGCGACGGGGAAAACTGTAGCCATTCTTCTTGATACAAAAGGTCCGGAGATTCGCACAGGTTCTCTTAAAGATGGGGAAGTTTACTTAGAAAAAGGGTCCACGGTTTATGTGACTATGGACGATATTGAAGGGGATGCCGAGCGTTTTTCGGTTACCTACCCAGGACTAATTAATGATGTACATCCTGGTTCGAAAATCTTGCTGGACGATGGTCTTGTAGAACTTTATGTAGAAGAAATACATAAAGATGAGAATGAAATTAAAGCCACAGTACTAAATAACGGCCCGCTTAAAAACAAAAAAGGTGTAAACGTACCCAACGTAAGTGTAAATCTTCCGGGGATTACAGAGAAAGATGCAAAGGATATTGAATTTGGAATTGAACAAGGGGTAGATTTTATCGCTGCATCCTTCGTTCGCCGCGCTTCGGATGTGCTCGAAATAAAAGAACTGTTAGAAAAACACAACGCCATAGATATTCAAATCATTCCTAAGATTGAAAACCAGGAAGGTGTCGATAATATCGACGAGATTCTTGAAGTCAGCGAAGGATTGATGGTTGCTCGTGGAGACTTAGGAGTGGAAATTCCTGCTGAAGATGTGCCGCTCGTACAAAAACAGTTGATCCGCAAGTGTAACCGTGCTGGTAAACCAGTTATTACTGCAACACAAATGCTGGATTCCATGCAGCGGAACCCTAGACCGACGCGTGCAGAAGCCTCTGACGTAGCCAATGCCATATTTGATGGTACTGATGCCATCATGCTTTCCGGGGAAACGGCTGCCGGTGATTATCCGGTAGAAGCGGTGCAAACGATGCAAAATATTGCGAGCAAAACTGAAACTGGTCTTAACTATAAACAAATCTTAAGTGAACGGTCTAAGCACAGTGATATGACAATCACGGATGCGATCAGCCAGTCGGTTACTCACACAGCCATTAATTTAAACGTAAATGCGATCGTAACGCCTACAGAAAGTGGACACACGGGAAGAATGATTTCTAAATATCGTCCGCAGGCACCTATTGTTGCGGTAACAGCAAGTGAAGCAGTAAATCGCAAACTCTCTTTAGTATGGGGCGTGTATGCAGTTATGGGACCGCACGCTTATTCTACAGATGAAATGCTTGATGTTGCTGTTGATCAGAGCATTGCCTCAGGAGTGGTTTCCAGAGGAGACAGAATTATTATAACTGCAGGTGTACCAGTGGGCGAGAGTGGTACGACCAATCTAATGAAAGTTCATATTATTGGTGATGTCCTAGTCAAAGGACAAGGAGTCGGGCAAAAGAGTGCTTATGGCCGTGCAGTTCTTGCGAAGAATGCGAAAGAAGCCATTGAAAAAGTTCAGGAAGGCGATATTCTTGTTACGCAAGGTACTGACAAAGATATGATGCCTGCAATTGAAAAAGCATCCGGGCTCATTACCCTTGAAGGTGGATTGACTTCCCATGCTGCGGTAGTAGGACTGAGCCTTGGCATTCCAGTTATCGTCGGCGTGGATAAAGCACTCGATATTATTACGGACGGCATTGATATTACGATCGACAGCTCGCGCGGAGATATTTATGAAGGTCATGCGAGCGTTCTATAA
- a CDS encoding FadR/GntR family transcriptional regulator: protein MSVSSSEQKKAYEGVLHQLKSYIEDHQLKPGDKLPSERELSDLLHVGRSSIREAFRAMELLGLIETRRGEGTFMRAYRPYHMVELLSHFLLNNTRTRDELVTAKKMLEKEILMIHSGKLTPQEQKEVESYLQEPMTSESHEQMFYYLYKLSNQELLLSMWQFITWFTGAVHEVSYSSSWYENMLQVLKSGKPSDVLSLYEHM, encoded by the coding sequence ATGTCAGTGTCAAGCTCGGAGCAGAAGAAAGCTTATGAAGGAGTCCTTCATCAATTAAAATCATATATCGAGGATCACCAATTAAAACCTGGTGATAAGCTGCCGTCAGAACGGGAACTAAGTGACCTGCTCCATGTTGGACGATCCTCGATTCGTGAAGCATTTAGAGCTATGGAACTGTTAGGCTTGATCGAAACCCGCCGCGGAGAAGGCACTTTTATGAGGGCGTACCGTCCCTACCACATGGTTGAACTTCTTTCTCATTTTTTGTTAAATAATACAAGGACGAGAGATGAACTTGTAACTGCTAAGAAGATGCTTGAAAAAGAAATTTTAATGATTCATTCAGGAAAGCTGACACCGCAGGAGCAAAAAGAAGTGGAGAGCTACTTACAAGAACCAATGACGAGTGAAAGTCATGAACAAATGTTTTATTATTTATATAAGCTATCCAACCAGGAACTGCTCTTATCCATGTGGCAGTTTATCACTTGGTTTACCGGTGCGGTTCACGAAGTGAGTTATTCATCCTCTTGGTATGAAAACATGCTCCAAGTACTGAAAAGCGGTAAACCATCCGATGTCTTAAGCCTATATGAACACATGTAA
- the accA gene encoding acetyl-CoA carboxylase carboxyl transferase subunit alpha produces the protein MKHVLEFEKPVMELREKIAELKRLTEDSEMDLNEEITTLEKRLEKLEKDVYDRMQPWDRVQMARHPERPTTLDYIDYLFTDFLEMHGDRLYGDDEAIVGGIAKFKGKPVTVIGHQRGKDTKENIRRNFGMPHPEGYRKALRLMKQADKFQRPVITFIDTKGAYPGKAAEERGQSEAIARNLFEMAGLSVPVVCVVIGEGGSGGALGLGIADKIFMLENSTYSVISPEGASSILWKDSSLAKKAAESMRITAYDLKELDVIDDVIPEIRGGAHRDIEAQSERIGEIIEQTIEELSKQERDQLLEERFHKYKKIGDYTFIDI, from the coding sequence ATGAAGCATGTATTGGAATTTGAAAAACCTGTCATGGAACTAAGAGAAAAAATCGCTGAACTTAAGCGGCTGACTGAAGACAGCGAAATGGATTTAAACGAAGAAATTACTACCCTCGAAAAACGGTTGGAAAAACTTGAAAAAGATGTTTATGATCGGATGCAGCCTTGGGATAGAGTGCAAATGGCCCGGCATCCTGAACGGCCAACCACCTTGGATTACATTGATTATCTTTTTACTGATTTTCTGGAAATGCATGGGGATCGCCTTTATGGAGATGATGAAGCCATCGTTGGAGGCATAGCTAAGTTTAAAGGGAAGCCCGTGACAGTGATCGGTCACCAGCGTGGGAAAGATACAAAGGAAAACATAAGAAGAAACTTTGGTATGCCTCACCCCGAAGGATATAGAAAAGCTTTGCGCCTGATGAAACAAGCAGACAAGTTTCAAAGACCCGTCATCACTTTTATAGACACCAAAGGAGCATATCCAGGAAAAGCAGCAGAAGAACGGGGCCAGAGCGAAGCTATTGCAAGAAATCTATTTGAAATGGCTGGTCTTTCCGTTCCGGTCGTTTGTGTTGTGATTGGTGAAGGGGGAAGCGGTGGTGCGCTTGGTCTAGGAATTGCAGATAAGATATTTATGCTGGAAAACTCTACTTATTCTGTGATCTCTCCAGAAGGTGCTTCATCTATTCTGTGGAAAGATTCAAGTCTTGCCAAGAAAGCTGCAGAAAGTATGCGCATTACCGCTTATGATTTAAAAGAGCTTGACGTCATCGATGACGTAATTCCTGAAATCCGGGGTGGTGCTCATAGGGATATTGAAGCTCAATCGGAAAGAATTGGAGAGATTATTGAGCAAACAATAGAAGAACTTAGTAAGCAGGAAAGAGACCAATTATTAGAAGAACGCTTTCATAAATATAAAAAAATTGGCGATTATACTTTTATTGATATATAA
- the pfkA gene encoding 6-phosphofructokinase, with translation MKKIGVLTSGGDAPGMNAAIRAVVRKAIYHGIDVYGIKYGYQGLIDGNIEKMELGSVGDIIQRGGTKLYSARCEEFKTEDGQQKAIEQLKNHGIEGLIAIGGDGTFMGAKKLTEKGYPCIGVPGTIDNDIPGTDFTIGFDTALNTIIDAIDKIRDTATSHERTYVIEVMGRDAGDLALWSGLADGAESILIPEVKDDFNEIIERLKRGHDRGKKHSIIIVAEGVGSGVDFSKKIKEATNMETRVTVLGHTQRGGSPSAADRVLASRLGAYAVDLIIEGKAGRMVGIQNNELVDHDIIEILTTNHQVDMNMYRLSKELSI, from the coding sequence ATGAAGAAAATAGGTGTACTTACTAGTGGCGGCGATGCGCCTGGTATGAATGCGGCGATTCGTGCTGTCGTACGTAAAGCTATTTATCATGGGATAGACGTTTACGGAATTAAATATGGCTATCAGGGTCTCATTGACGGAAATATTGAGAAAATGGAATTAGGCTCTGTAGGAGATATTATTCAACGTGGAGGAACGAAGCTTTATTCGGCCCGCTGCGAGGAATTTAAAACCGAAGATGGACAGCAGAAGGCCATTGAACAATTGAAAAACCACGGCATTGAAGGCTTGATCGCTATAGGTGGCGACGGTACCTTCATGGGTGCAAAAAAATTAACAGAGAAGGGTTATCCGTGTATTGGAGTGCCTGGTACTATTGATAATGACATTCCTGGAACAGATTTCACAATAGGGTTTGACACTGCTCTGAATACAATTATAGATGCGATAGACAAGATTAGGGACACGGCAACTTCCCACGAACGGACCTATGTCATTGAAGTTATGGGAAGGGATGCTGGAGACCTTGCACTATGGTCAGGTCTTGCCGATGGAGCGGAAAGTATTTTAATTCCTGAGGTTAAAGATGATTTTAATGAGATTATTGAGCGGCTCAAACGCGGTCATGACCGTGGGAAAAAGCATAGTATTATTATTGTCGCTGAAGGTGTTGGCAGCGGGGTGGATTTCAGTAAAAAAATCAAGGAAGCCACTAATATGGAAACGCGAGTCACCGTATTAGGTCATACGCAGCGGGGAGGATCTCCGTCAGCTGCAGACAGGGTTCTTGCCAGCCGTCTAGGTGCGTATGCTGTAGATTTAATCATTGAAGGCAAAGCCGGCCGTATGGTAGGTATACAAAATAATGAATTAGTAGATCATGATATTATTGAAATCCTAACCACGAATCACCAGGTAGATATGAATATGTACCGACTTTCAAAAGAATTGTCGATTTAA
- the accD gene encoding acetyl-CoA carboxylase, carboxyltransferase subunit beta, giving the protein MLRDFFSKKKRYASIPSQEAKQDVPEGLMQKCPECHKIFYRKELNRNMNVCPHCGHHHRLTAYERIEHLFDSQTFQEWDKHMVSTNPLDFPEYEEKLEKDRQKSKLNEAVVTGKVELNGNSAAIAIMDARFRMGSMGSVVGEKITNAIEKAREENLPFIIFTASGGARMQEGVLSLMQMGKTSVALQRFSSEGGLFISVMTHPTTGGVSASFASLGDYNFAEPGALIGFAGRRIIEQTIREKLPDDFQTAEFLLEHGQLDRVVHRHDLKAVLTTVLDIHQPGVKRNEACIGI; this is encoded by the coding sequence TTGCTAAGAGATTTTTTCAGCAAGAAAAAACGTTATGCATCCATTCCAAGCCAGGAAGCTAAGCAGGATGTACCTGAAGGGCTGATGCAGAAATGCCCTGAGTGTCACAAAATATTTTATCGAAAAGAACTAAACAGGAATATGAACGTCTGCCCTCATTGCGGACATCATCACAGGCTCACTGCCTATGAGCGGATTGAACACCTGTTTGATTCCCAAACCTTTCAAGAATGGGACAAGCATATGGTTTCAACCAACCCGCTGGATTTTCCGGAATATGAAGAAAAACTGGAAAAAGACAGGCAGAAATCCAAACTTAATGAAGCCGTGGTGACAGGAAAAGTAGAGCTGAATGGAAACTCTGCTGCGATCGCCATCATGGATGCAAGGTTTCGGATGGGAAGCATGGGCTCTGTCGTTGGTGAGAAGATTACTAACGCCATTGAGAAAGCCAGAGAAGAAAATCTTCCCTTTATCATATTTACTGCTTCCGGTGGTGCACGTATGCAGGAAGGTGTTCTCAGCTTAATGCAGATGGGTAAAACGTCCGTCGCTTTACAAAGGTTCAGCTCCGAGGGCGGTTTATTCATTTCTGTGATGACCCACCCTACTACGGGAGGGGTTTCCGCAAGCTTTGCTTCACTAGGAGATTATAATTTTGCAGAACCTGGCGCTTTAATTGGATTTGCTGGAAGAAGAATCATTGAACAGACCATTAGGGAAAAACTCCCGGATGATTTCCAAACGGCTGAATTTTTATTAGAGCACGGCCAACTGGACCGCGTTGTCCATCGTCATGATTTGAAAGCAGTTTTGACTACTGTGCTCGATATTCACCAGCCGGGGGTGAAAAGGAATGAAGCATGTATTGGAATTTGA